In the genome of Candidatus Liberimonas magnetica, one region contains:
- a CDS encoding NADH-quinone oxidoreductase subunit L, translated as MNFSNNFLLLSIIFVPVIGSFILPALGWASERLRNLFALLFVLLSLVFSFALIPTVFGGNTITITKLLPLGMNFVLVADKLAVFMAIVSSLIGAVIVFYSFEYISHYENRNEYYFLVVLFLGSMMGIVFSGNLIFLYTFWEITAIASYRLIGFYREPDVVLKADKSFLVTVFGALVMLIGFIGIGQITGSFDLSVIRDIFKSTPLPNLLVLLILFGIFSKSATLPFHTWLPDAGVAPSPVTALLHAAVLVKIGVYVYARLFLATFTVPEIWHTIVPLVAGLSALVSAGAAMVDTDIKRIIAYSTISQIGFIFLGLSVDNEMAVAGGLLYILMHGLAKGGLFLSAGIIEQSTKVKDITKLGGLVSKLPVTAAAFILCTFSIMGIPPFGGFFCKYMVIAGAISSGHFYIALAFMVGAFMTLIYLLRLFTLVFLGEVKTEPVHGETSIMVSSVVILAFLSLVSGISIYYIAGPVQSIASELMGIIR; from the coding sequence ATGAATTTTTCAAATAACTTTTTATTATTGTCCATAATATTCGTTCCTGTTATCGGGTCATTTATCCTGCCTGCGTTAGGCTGGGCTTCCGAGCGTTTGAGGAATTTATTTGCGCTCCTTTTTGTTTTGCTTTCCTTGGTATTCTCCTTTGCTCTTATCCCAACGGTTTTTGGCGGAAACACCATTACGATAACAAAACTTCTTCCTTTGGGCATGAACTTTGTACTGGTGGCGGACAAGCTTGCGGTTTTTATGGCCATAGTTTCATCGCTCATCGGCGCGGTAATAGTTTTCTACTCTTTTGAATACATAAGCCACTACGAGAACCGCAACGAATACTATTTTTTGGTCGTTTTGTTTCTTGGCTCTATGATGGGCATAGTTTTCTCCGGGAATTTGATATTCCTCTACACGTTCTGGGAAATAACAGCTATTGCTTCGTACAGATTGATAGGGTTTTACAGGGAACCGGACGTTGTCCTTAAGGCCGACAAATCTTTCCTTGTGACAGTTTTCGGTGCGCTGGTAATGCTTATCGGTTTTATCGGGATCGGGCAGATCACAGGTTCGTTTGACTTATCCGTAATACGGGATATTTTCAAATCAACGCCTTTGCCGAACCTTCTGGTTTTGCTTATACTGTTCGGGATATTTTCAAAATCTGCAACTTTGCCGTTTCACACCTGGCTCCCGGACGCAGGCGTTGCGCCTTCGCCTGTAACGGCTTTACTTCATGCTGCGGTCCTTGTAAAGATAGGGGTGTATGTTTATGCGCGGCTTTTCCTTGCGACTTTTACCGTGCCGGAGATCTGGCATACCATAGTCCCCTTAGTGGCTGGTTTAAGCGCTCTTGTTTCAGCAGGCGCTGCTATGGTAGACACTGACATAAAAAGGATAATAGCTTATTCGACTATCAGCCAGATAGGTTTTATATTCCTTGGCCTGTCTGTAGACAACGAAATGGCAGTAGCAGGCGGGCTTTTATACATACTGATGCACGGCCTTGCAAAAGGCGGGCTGTTTCTTTCTGCAGGTATAATCGAGCAGAGCACAAAAGTTAAAGATATAACTAAGCTTGGCGGGCTTGTTTCAAAGCTTCCTGTAACGGCAGCAGCTTTCATACTCTGCACATTTTCTATAATGGGCATTCCCCCTTTCGGCGGGTTCTTCTGCAAGTATATGGTGATAGCAGGAGCTATTTCAAGCGGGCATTTTTATATAGCGCTTGCTTTTATGGTGGGCGCTTTTATGACCCTGATATATCTTTTAAGGCTTTTTACTCTGGTATTCCTGGGGGAAGTTAAGACCGAGCCTGTCCACGGTGAAACATCTATCATGGTTTCAAGTGTTGTCATTTTAGCGTTTCTTTCGCTTGTTTCAGGTATATCTATTTATTATATAGCCGGGCCTGTACAAAGTATAGCTTCTGAACTTATGGGGATAATAAGATGA
- a CDS encoding DedA family protein, with amino-acid sequence MIKYIIGLLSTFIIWIISLLGYWGIILAMAIESACIPLPSEVIMPFGGYLVVTKVFGSIHGDIIAIFYVALAGAFGCVIGSVIAYWVGLWGGRPFLEKYGKFVLISKADIDNADRWCAKYGNLAVLISRMLPVIRTFISLPAGIMKMNFKIFIAYTFIGSLPWCFILAWIGYKIGQNVSTIIEWTNAIETKLGKFMHIIDAFIILGCILLAVWFLKKHLGSKETKPI; translated from the coding sequence ATGATTAAGTACATAATAGGTTTATTAAGCACTTTTATCATCTGGATAATATCCCTGCTCGGGTACTGGGGGATCATACTTGCCATGGCGATAGAAAGCGCCTGTATTCCTCTGCCCAGCGAGGTCATAATGCCGTTCGGCGGATACCTCGTTGTTACAAAAGTATTCGGCTCTATCCACGGTGATATTATAGCTATTTTTTATGTGGCGCTTGCCGGAGCTTTCGGCTGTGTAATAGGTTCCGTAATAGCATACTGGGTAGGTCTGTGGGGCGGAAGGCCGTTTCTTGAAAAGTACGGCAAGTTCGTGCTTATTTCAAAAGCTGATATTGACAATGCAGACCGCTGGTGCGCAAAGTACGGTAATTTAGCTGTACTTATATCAAGGATGCTTCCTGTAATAAGGACTTTTATATCATTACCTGCCGGCATTATGAAAATGAACTTCAAGATCTTTATAGCATATACATTCATAGGGTCTTTACCGTGGTGTTTTATCCTTGCCTGGATAGGTTATAAGATAGGTCAGAATGTTTCTACGATCATAGAATGGACAAATGCGATAGAAACAAAATTAGGCAAGTTCATGCATATAATAGATGCATTTATAATATTGGGCTGTATACTATTGGCGGTTTGGTTCTTGAAAAAACATCTGGGTTCAAAAGAAACAAAACCTATTTAA
- a CDS encoding sodium-translocating pyrophosphatase, which produces MFKKLTPVLAVLILSISRAFAGESDLILPDLSSVNFLGVDGKTLLMYGLLLCIFGLLFGFVQYLRTKSLPVHKSMSEISELIYETCKTYLITQGKFIILLEFLLAIIIVVYFGWLRHFETYKVFMIVVCSVIGILGSYSVAWFGMRINTLANSRSAFASLRGIPFPTFAIPLRAGISIGMLLISIELFVMLCILLFIDPAYAGPCFIGFAIGESLGASVLRIAGGIFTKIADIGSDLMKIVFNIKEDDARNPGVIADCTGDNAGDSVGPTADGFETYGVTGVALISFIILAVKDPVIQVQLLVWIFVMRLAMLVASALSYGINSWLSKLRFAKAEKMNFETPLTSLVWITSLVSIGLTYLISYLMIPGLGDGTLWWKLSSIISCGTIAGALIPELVKIFTSTESAFVKNVVISSREGGASLNILAGFTSGNYSAYWMGLTIAFLMGIAYGVSTLGLGALMIAAPVFAFGLVAFGFLGMGPVTIAVDSYGPVTDNAQSIYELSLIETIPGIKEEIQKDFGFTPDFERGKHHLEANDGAGNTFKATAKPVLIGTAVVGATTMIFSIIVMLTSGLTQSIENLSILYPPFLLGLIAGGATIYWFTGAATHAVTSGAYKAVEFIKANIKLDGAVKASTEDSKKVVEICTKYAQKGMLNLFLVIFFTTLSYACLEPFFFIGYLISIAIFGLFQAIFMANAGGAWDNAKKIVEVDLKEKGSELHKATVIGDTVGDPFKDTSSVALNPIIKFTTLFGLLALELAIELNRTLSLTLAVIFFLVAATFVVRSFTEMRIKPE; this is translated from the coding sequence ATGTTTAAAAAATTAACCCCCGTATTAGCAGTGCTTATTTTAAGTATTTCAAGAGCCTTTGCCGGAGAATCCGACCTTATACTGCCGGATTTAAGTTCAGTAAATTTTTTGGGCGTCGATGGGAAAACACTCCTGATGTACGGGCTTCTTTTGTGCATTTTTGGGCTTTTATTCGGTTTTGTGCAGTACCTGCGCACAAAGAGCCTTCCTGTACACAAATCTATGAGCGAAATATCTGAGCTTATCTATGAAACCTGTAAAACTTACCTTATCACCCAGGGCAAATTCATAATATTGCTTGAGTTTCTGCTTGCTATAATAATAGTAGTGTATTTCGGCTGGCTGAGGCATTTTGAAACGTATAAAGTCTTTATGATAGTTGTTTGCAGTGTAATCGGGATATTGGGAAGCTACAGTGTCGCCTGGTTCGGTATGCGTATCAACACCCTGGCAAACTCGCGCTCTGCTTTTGCGAGTTTAAGAGGAATACCTTTCCCGACATTTGCTATACCTCTTCGGGCAGGTATAAGCATAGGAATGCTCCTTATAAGCATAGAACTGTTTGTGATGCTTTGCATCCTTTTGTTCATAGACCCCGCCTATGCGGGGCCTTGTTTTATAGGGTTTGCAATCGGAGAGTCCCTTGGCGCATCCGTACTAAGGATAGCCGGCGGGATATTTACAAAGATCGCTGATATAGGCTCTGACCTTATGAAAATAGTCTTTAATATAAAGGAAGACGACGCAAGAAACCCGGGAGTTATAGCGGACTGCACGGGTGACAACGCAGGCGATTCTGTAGGGCCGACAGCTGACGGTTTTGAAACATACGGGGTTACAGGAGTTGCTTTAATATCATTTATAATCCTTGCTGTAAAAGATCCGGTTATCCAGGTCCAGCTTCTGGTCTGGATATTCGTTATGCGCCTTGCGATGCTTGTGGCAAGCGCCCTGTCCTACGGGATAAACTCATGGCTGTCAAAATTGCGGTTTGCAAAAGCAGAGAAGATGAACTTTGAAACCCCTCTTACCTCGCTTGTCTGGATAACATCCTTAGTTTCTATCGGCCTTACATATTTAATATCTTACTTAATGATACCCGGGCTTGGGGACGGGACTCTGTGGTGGAAGCTTTCATCTATAATCAGCTGCGGGACCATAGCAGGCGCACTCATACCTGAACTTGTAAAGATCTTCACGTCTACGGAAAGCGCTTTTGTAAAGAACGTTGTTATATCCTCACGTGAAGGCGGAGCGTCTTTGAACATACTTGCAGGTTTTACTTCTGGAAATTACAGCGCTTACTGGATGGGCTTAACCATTGCGTTTCTTATGGGTATAGCATACGGAGTCAGCACGCTGGGACTTGGCGCTCTTATGATAGCGGCTCCGGTATTTGCTTTCGGCCTGGTCGCATTCGGATTTTTAGGAATGGGCCCTGTTACGATTGCGGTTGATTCATACGGACCTGTTACAGACAACGCACAATCGATCTATGAACTTTCTTTGATAGAAACTATACCAGGAATTAAAGAAGAAATACAAAAAGATTTCGGGTTCACGCCTGACTTTGAACGCGGTAAACACCACCTTGAAGCAAACGACGGTGCAGGAAACACTTTTAAAGCTACTGCAAAACCCGTACTTATAGGTACAGCTGTAGTAGGTGCAACAACCATGATATTTTCGATTATAGTCATGCTTACCAGCGGCCTTACCCAGTCTATTGAAAACCTTTCCATACTTTATCCCCCGTTCCTGCTCGGCCTTATAGCAGGAGGTGCAACGATATACTGGTTCACAGGCGCGGCAACGCACGCAGTTACAAGCGGTGCATATAAAGCAGTGGAATTCATAAAAGCCAATATAAAGCTTGACGGCGCCGTAAAAGCTTCAACCGAGGACTCAAAAAAAGTGGTCGAAATATGCACCAAATACGCTCAGAAAGGAATGCTGAACCTGTTTTTAGTAATATTTTTTACTACTCTTTCATACGCATGCCTTGAACCGTTCTTTTTTATAGGTTACCTTATATCTATAGCAATATTCGGATTATTTCAGGCTATATTCATGGCAAACGCAGGCGGCGCCTGGGACAATGCTAAAAAAATAGTTGAAGTTGACCTGAAGGAAAAAGGCTCCGAACTCCACAAAGCAACTGTAATCGGTGACACAGTAGGCGACCCGTTCAAAGACACTTCATCCGTAGCCTTAAATCCGATAATTAAATTTACTACATTGTTCGGGCTTCTTGCCTTAGAACTTGCGATAGAATTAAATAGAACTTTATCTTTAACTCTTGCAGTGATATTCTTCTTAGTCGCCGCAACATTTGTTGTAAGGTCATTTACGGAGATGAGAATAAAACCAGAGTAG
- a CDS encoding carbon starvation protein A encodes MKKIFWIFISITGAVSLSIAAGIFNPQEKVNALWLITATACFYALAYRFYSAFLVTKVLMIDETAKTPAIRMNDGMDFDPTNKWVLFGHHFAAIAGAGPLIGPMLAAQFGYLPGFLWILIGATLAGAVHDLVILAASVKRNGNSLAQIAKDEIGPVGGIACSIAIIFIIIVALAGLGLAVVNALTHSPWGTYTIGLTIPIALFMGFYLCKIRPGKITEVTIIGVTLLLLAVITGHYIPGSFLDPYFNLSRNTLVIIIAFYGFVASVLPVWMLLCPRDYLSTYMKIGTVLLLSIGVIALAPDIQMPAVTKFASGGGPIIPGKLFPFMFITIACGAISGFHALIASGTTPKMIMSEKDIRFIGYGAMLTEGFVSMIALIAATILIPGDYFAINTKLSFEQLASMGFPVQRITELSQMVGINVDGRPGGAVSLAVGMASILGSLPGMKNLMPYWYNFALMFEALFILTTVDAGTRVARFLLQESGGCICKPLAERRWLPGIILSSLVVVFAWGYLIYSGNVSTIWPMFGVANQLLAAIALGVGTTIIIKSGKLKYALVTFIPMLFMFVTTLTAGFQLFFIFLNKASVSAIASEIISLKLDAFLVLVMGVLAVVVLIDMVYKWYNMIYNNKAF; translated from the coding sequence GTGAAAAAAATATTCTGGATATTTATTTCCATTACCGGCGCGGTTTCGCTTTCAATAGCAGCAGGGATATTTAACCCGCAGGAAAAAGTAAACGCGCTCTGGTTAATAACAGCAACCGCCTGTTTTTATGCTCTCGCTTACAGGTTTTATTCGGCTTTTTTAGTTACAAAAGTCCTTATGATTGATGAAACCGCCAAGACTCCTGCCATAAGGATGAATGACGGGATGGATTTTGACCCGACCAATAAATGGGTTTTATTCGGGCACCATTTTGCGGCTATCGCTGGAGCCGGGCCTCTTATCGGGCCGATGCTTGCCGCTCAGTTCGGTTACCTGCCCGGATTTTTGTGGATCCTTATCGGCGCTACTCTGGCAGGAGCTGTCCATGACCTGGTAATTCTTGCGGCTTCAGTAAAGCGAAACGGCAACTCCCTTGCTCAGATAGCTAAAGACGAAATAGGCCCTGTGGGAGGTATCGCCTGTTCTATAGCGATAATCTTTATTATTATCGTAGCACTGGCTGGCCTTGGCCTTGCTGTAGTAAACGCTCTGACCCACAGCCCCTGGGGAACATACACTATCGGGCTAACCATACCTATAGCGCTTTTTATGGGTTTTTATCTATGCAAAATCCGACCTGGGAAAATAACAGAAGTTACGATTATCGGGGTAACGCTACTGCTTCTTGCAGTTATTACAGGCCATTATATACCCGGGTCTTTCCTTGACCCGTATTTTAATTTATCAAGAAATACCCTTGTAATCATAATAGCTTTTTATGGATTTGTAGCATCTGTGCTTCCTGTCTGGATGCTATTATGCCCGAGGGATTACCTTTCTACTTATATGAAGATAGGAACTGTCCTTCTTCTTTCAATAGGCGTAATCGCCCTGGCTCCAGACATTCAAATGCCTGCTGTAACGAAATTCGCCTCTGGCGGCGGCCCGATAATCCCGGGAAAACTTTTCCCGTTCATGTTTATTACTATCGCCTGCGGCGCTATTTCCGGGTTTCACGCGCTTATCGCTTCAGGAACAACGCCTAAAATGATTATGTCAGAAAAGGATATCAGATTTATCGGTTACGGAGCAATGCTTACTGAAGGCTTCGTTTCCATGATAGCTCTTATCGCTGCAACGATACTTATCCCCGGGGACTATTTTGCAATAAACACAAAACTTTCTTTTGAACAGCTTGCCAGCATGGGTTTCCCGGTCCAAAGAATAACAGAACTTTCTCAAATGGTGGGGATAAACGTGGACGGAAGGCCCGGAGGAGCGGTATCTTTAGCCGTGGGCATGGCATCTATCCTTGGAAGTCTGCCGGGAATGAAAAACCTTATGCCATACTGGTATAATTTTGCTTTAATGTTTGAAGCGCTTTTCATTTTAACGACTGTCGATGCAGGCACAAGGGTGGCAAGGTTTTTGCTTCAAGAATCCGGCGGCTGTATCTGCAAACCACTCGCAGAAAGGCGCTGGCTGCCCGGGATAATATTATCGAGCCTTGTTGTAGTCTTTGCCTGGGGATACCTTATTTATTCCGGTAATGTTTCAACTATCTGGCCGATGTTCGGCGTGGCAAACCAGCTCCTTGCTGCTATAGCGCTCGGGGTAGGAACAACTATAATAATAAAATCCGGAAAGCTGAAATATGCCTTGGTAACCTTCATACCTATGCTGTTTATGTTTGTCACAACCTTAACCGCAGGTTTTCAGTTGTTCTTTATTTTTTTAAATAAAGCTTCGGTATCCGCTATAGCATCTGAAATAATCTCTCTTAAACTTGACGCTTTTTTGGTGCTTGTTATGGGAGTACTTGCTGTTGTGGTATTGATTGATATGGTTTATAAGTGGTATAATATGATTTATAATAATAAGGCTTTTTAA
- the feoB gene encoding ferrous iron transport protein B, which produces MKKTIVLAGNPNVGKSVIFNALTGSYVTVSNYPGTTVDIAEGLATFHGIQYKVIDTPGVNSLIPHSEDEMVTLDIIIKGGIDCIVQVADAKNLQRSLLLTLQLMETGFPMLLDLNMDDEAKERGIDIDTRKLFDILGIDTVKTIATTKEGIPKLKTALAAPRKGLLNIRYPDVIENALVEIAKEVPDAFKNNRAVLLWLISSGDIDDDIVKYLNLDLAKIETIRKQCRDKLHKEIEIVLLEEKIKVIEDIVKKVVNTSKPLGRMIQNYIGNAMMNPFSGFVILVLVLYLMYKFVGQFAAGTVVDYLEHTVFEKHINPYIVEFVSDNIKLTFFKDILVGKYGIITMALTYAFAIIFPIVTAFFIFFGMLEDSGYLPRLSSLSDRIFKVVGLNGRAILPMILGLGCGTMAVLTSRILDTKKERMIITLLLALCVPCSAQLGVIMGLMGGLSFSGFYILVIVLLTIMALVGYISSKLIPGERSSFIQEIPPFRIPKLLNILTKTFYRLKWYLTEAVPLFIAGTLLLFFCDFFKVLDLIKNILSPITVNLLQLPVDTAEIFIMGFLRRDYGTAGLYVLAKNGFLTNQQLLVSLVVITLFIPCIAQFLVTVKERGIKVAFAIITFVSIFALSTGGILNLILTYLLSTGLLKL; this is translated from the coding sequence ATGAAAAAAACAATAGTTTTGGCAGGAAACCCAAATGTCGGGAAAAGCGTTATTTTTAACGCTTTAACCGGAAGTTATGTAACTGTGTCGAACTATCCCGGTACCACAGTTGATATAGCGGAAGGCCTTGCAACTTTTCACGGCATACAATATAAAGTAATAGATACGCCGGGCGTTAATTCACTAATCCCTCACTCGGAAGACGAGATGGTAACTCTTGATATTATCATCAAGGGAGGCATAGACTGTATTGTTCAGGTTGCAGATGCAAAAAACCTCCAGAGGTCGCTGCTATTGACTTTGCAGCTTATGGAAACTGGTTTTCCGATGCTGCTTGACCTTAACATGGATGACGAAGCAAAAGAGCGCGGTATAGATATCGATACCCGCAAGTTATTCGATATCCTCGGTATCGATACCGTAAAAACTATAGCAACCACAAAAGAAGGGATACCAAAACTGAAAACCGCTCTTGCTGCTCCCAGGAAAGGGTTGCTGAATATCAGATATCCGGATGTAATAGAAAATGCGCTTGTAGAAATAGCAAAAGAAGTGCCGGACGCTTTTAAAAACAATCGCGCTGTGCTGTTATGGCTTATTTCAAGCGGAGACATAGACGATGATATAGTAAAATACCTTAATTTGGACTTGGCCAAAATCGAGACTATCAGGAAACAGTGCAGGGATAAGCTGCATAAAGAAATAGAGATAGTCCTTCTTGAAGAAAAGATAAAAGTTATTGAAGATATAGTAAAAAAAGTCGTAAACACTTCAAAACCGCTTGGCAGGATGATTCAGAACTATATCGGAAATGCCATGATGAACCCTTTCTCCGGGTTTGTTATCCTGGTATTAGTGTTATATTTAATGTATAAATTCGTAGGCCAATTTGCCGCAGGTACAGTTGTAGATTATCTTGAACACACGGTTTTTGAAAAACATATAAACCCTTATATAGTAGAATTCGTATCAGACAATATAAAGCTTACTTTTTTTAAGGATATATTGGTCGGAAAGTACGGAATAATCACGATGGCGCTTACATATGCTTTTGCTATAATATTTCCTATAGTTACTGCATTTTTCATTTTCTTCGGGATGCTTGAAGATTCCGGGTATCTGCCAAGGCTCTCTTCCTTGTCTGACAGGATATTTAAAGTGGTAGGGTTAAATGGGAGGGCGATACTACCCATGATACTCGGGCTTGGCTGCGGCACTATGGCGGTTTTAACTTCAAGGATACTTGACACTAAAAAAGAAAGGATGATAATAACGCTTCTTCTTGCCTTGTGCGTTCCCTGCTCCGCACAGCTTGGTGTAATAATGGGCCTTATGGGTGGGCTTTCTTTTAGCGGGTTCTATATACTTGTAATCGTGCTTCTTACTATAATGGCCTTAGTGGGATACATAAGCTCAAAGCTTATTCCAGGAGAAAGAAGCAGCTTTATTCAGGAGATCCCTCCATTCAGAATACCAAAGCTTTTAAATATCCTTACAAAGACCTTTTACAGGCTGAAATGGTACTTGACCGAAGCTGTACCTTTGTTCATAGCAGGCACGCTTTTATTGTTTTTCTGCGATTTTTTTAAAGTTTTAGATTTGATAAAAAATATATTGAGCCCTATCACCGTAAACTTGCTTCAGCTTCCGGTTGATACAGCCGAGATATTTATCATGGGTTTTTTAAGGCGTGATTACGGCACAGCGGGTTTATATGTTCTTGCAAAGAACGGCTTTTTAACTAACCAGCAGCTGTTGGTTAGCCTTGTGGTTATTACGCTTTTTATCCCATGCATAGCGCAGTTTCTTGTAACAGTTAAAGAACGCGGGATAAAAGTTGCATTTGCTATAATTACCTTTGTATCAATATTTGCGCTTAGTACGGGTGGAATCTTAAATTTGATACTAACGTATCTATTAAGCACGGGGTTGTTAAAATTATAA
- a CDS encoding metal-dependent transcriptional regulator, translating to MIDKNIEEALSIIWELKEKKMDDSKEVFDEITKRVNEKTGELLIKDNYVTVNKDKIELAPEGEKIATDIIRRQRIAERLLCDVLDITKEEAEHFACELEHTIPKEVEDSICTLLGHPRQNPHGAVIPEGECCRKAKTQVESIIVPLTKLKSNDKAKISYILSGVQTQLHKLMSLGILPGSIIKVHQTFPSYVIQSKEIQIALEDEIAENIYVKKLPK from the coding sequence ATGATAGACAAAAATATAGAAGAAGCTTTGAGCATAATATGGGAACTTAAAGAAAAGAAGATGGATGATTCAAAAGAGGTATTTGACGAAATAACAAAAAGGGTAAATGAAAAAACAGGTGAGTTGCTTATAAAAGATAACTATGTTACGGTAAATAAGGATAAAATAGAGCTTGCTCCTGAAGGTGAGAAAATAGCAACTGATATTATAAGGCGGCAGCGCATAGCCGAGCGGCTTTTGTGCGATGTTTTAGATATTACAAAGGAAGAAGCCGAACATTTTGCCTGCGAACTTGAACATACTATCCCGAAGGAAGTGGAAGATAGCATATGCACCCTGCTTGGCCATCCGAGGCAAAATCCGCACGGGGCCGTTATACCTGAAGGAGAATGCTGCAGGAAAGCAAAGACCCAGGTTGAAAGCATAATAGTTCCTTTAACAAAGCTGAAATCCAATGATAAAGCAAAAATATCCTACATTCTTTCCGGTGTGCAGACACAGCTGCACAAACTTATGTCCCTTGGAATACTTCCCGGAAGCATAATAAAGGTTCACCAGACATTCCCTTCATATGTTATACAGTCAAAAGAGATACAGATAGCGTTGGAAGACGAGATAGCTGAAAACATCTATGTAAAAAAACTGCCAAAATGA
- a CDS encoding acetyl-CoA synthase subunit gamma: protein MIGTINTAAGDIPQVSASLGFNDWFGAVGMRFGILRDNYKIDPGMYAVGNPDKDSVVFVTANYKLTFDSLRKELGGLNAWLLVLDTKGINVWCAAGKGTFGTLELLNRINAVNLEKIVSHKQLILPQLGAVGVAAQTIKLFSGFSVIYGPIRAEDIKQFILNGMKAGDEMRKVRFSFYDRLVLVPLEFVGGLKYLLISLLAFFLLAGINKHGYFFQLSISYGIISCKTILIAYITGSVIGPLFLPYLPLRSFSSKGYFAGLIVFFIIYFLYLKQFSPVEITAWFLIIPAVSSFILMNFTGASTYTSLSGVKKEMKTAVPLQLSAVLLGTLLWIINRFI from the coding sequence ATGATAGGTACGATAAATACCGCAGCAGGAGACATCCCGCAGGTTTCCGCAAGCCTTGGGTTTAACGATTGGTTTGGCGCGGTTGGCATGCGTTTTGGGATACTCCGCGATAATTATAAAATTGACCCAGGGATGTACGCTGTAGGAAACCCGGACAAAGACTCCGTTGTTTTTGTCACGGCGAATTATAAATTGACGTTCGACAGCTTAAGAAAAGAACTTGGCGGCCTAAACGCCTGGCTGCTTGTCCTTGACACAAAAGGAATAAACGTCTGGTGTGCGGCTGGCAAAGGAACTTTCGGTACGCTGGAGCTTTTAAACAGGATAAACGCGGTGAACCTTGAAAAAATAGTCAGCCATAAACAGCTTATACTTCCCCAGCTCGGCGCGGTTGGCGTTGCGGCTCAAACCATAAAGCTCTTTTCAGGTTTTTCCGTTATCTACGGCCCCATCCGCGCCGAGGATATAAAACAATTTATTTTAAACGGAATGAAAGCAGGTGATGAAATGAGAAAAGTGAGGTTCTCGTTTTATGACCGGTTGGTGCTTGTGCCTCTGGAGTTTGTGGGAGGTTTAAAATATTTACTTATTTCTCTATTAGCTTTTTTTCTATTGGCAGGCATTAACAAACACGGATATTTCTTCCAACTTTCAATATCTTACGGTATAATCTCATGCAAGACTATTTTAATCGCATATATTACCGGTTCTGTTATAGGCCCGCTGTTTTTACCGTACCTGCCGCTAAGAAGTTTTTCATCTAAAGGTTATTTTGCCGGTTTAATAGTATTTTTTATAATTTATTTTTTGTATCTGAAACAATTTAGCCCTGTTGAAATAACAGCATGGTTTTTAATTATCCCAGCGGTCTCTTCTTTTATTCTAATGAACTTTACAGGCGCCTCAACTTATACTTCGCTTTCGGGAGTAAAAAAAGAAATGAAAACAGCCGTTCCCCTGCAGCTGTCCGCGGTACTTCTGGGAACTCTTTTGTGGATAATAAACCGCTTTATTTAA
- a CDS encoding 4Fe-4S binding protein: MDQVYLKNVSTLKLDAGKCTGCGMCVTVCPHAVFEIKDKKARILDKDKCMECGACKRNCAFKAIEVSSGVGCANAVITGFLRGTEPTCDCGSDKGGCCS; this comes from the coding sequence ATGGATCAAGTATATTTAAAGAACGTATCAACTTTGAAACTTGATGCGGGAAAATGTACGGGGTGCGGCATGTGCGTAACGGTTTGCCCGCATGCGGTTTTTGAAATAAAAGACAAAAAAGCCCGGATACTGGATAAAGACAAATGTATGGAATGCGGGGCATGCAAAAGAAACTGCGCTTTTAAAGCCATAGAGGTAAGTTCGGGCGTAGGGTGCGCCAATGCCGTCATAACCGGTTTTTTGCGCGGCACAGAGCCGACCTGCGATTGCGGAAGTGATAAAGGCGGGTGTTGTTCATGA